One Rubripirellula amarantea DNA segment encodes these proteins:
- a CDS encoding adenylyltransferase/cytidyltransferase family protein produces MSSIESKLLEPGQCGAKLSGLQGRIGFCTGCFDILQSGHAVFFEQCKEYCDHLVVVVGRGKNIGKLKPGRPINQDNNRLFLVAALEPVDFAVLGDEEYSMGKIDCVTFCEDVHPDVYIVNDDDSGLDQKRDFSRDRGIELVTVPRVVPSFLQPTSTTEIIEKAKISTS; encoded by the coding sequence TTGAATCCAAGCTTCTGGAACCCGGTCAGTGCGGTGCCAAGCTATCCGGCCTGCAGGGTCGTATTGGTTTTTGCACGGGTTGCTTTGACATTTTGCAGTCGGGCCACGCCGTATTCTTCGAACAATGCAAGGAATACTGCGACCATTTAGTGGTTGTCGTTGGGCGTGGGAAGAACATTGGCAAGCTCAAACCAGGCCGCCCCATCAACCAAGACAACAATCGGCTTTTTTTGGTCGCGGCATTGGAACCAGTTGATTTCGCAGTGTTGGGCGACGAAGAGTACAGCATGGGAAAGATCGACTGCGTCACGTTCTGCGAGGACGTTCACCCGGATGTCTACATCGTTAACGACGATGACAGCGGACTGGATCAAAAGCGCGACTTCAGTCGCGACCGAGGCATCGAACTCGTGACGGTCCCGCGCGTCGTGCCCAGTTTTCTACAACCCACTTCGACTACTGAAATCATTGAGAAGGCGAAGATCTCGACGTCTTGA